A section of the bacterium genome encodes:
- a CDS encoding TetR/AcrR family transcriptional regulator: GDSSAAGVAAAGEPASPDAASPAPREDVAAATARSSTNVGSANPQNFDCFRIIRITGKITAIGQSGQVYRKFVFLNIAQQAAFRICGVPRAFLAVSNNFERSFKNLDRKIHTFFHKKSIGAVGIIEFFRPPDYRDDSPRMGEFCRLFGWSSMPYPRLERLDAEKKQRVFSVCCDQIARDGYAQTNVKAIARRLQVADGYIYYYFEGKTDLVRWVVDTSVDIWNEFFAQHIAPYVDGDLFLYYRVSLVGLVKFVRTHRSIFGLYTKLRREPRFPLAKYLRKRLSALDNSFDAAIRREIQNGGIRDDLKPEYVAMMFDVIRLRVAEAAFDPALDAIGISRADDKRVERFADEIVAAMRDGLMANRGRPKGNANGISAAKRRR, from the coding sequence GGCGACTCGTCCGCCGCGGGCGTCGCGGCGGCCGGGGAGCCCGCTTCGCCCGACGCGGCGTCGCCGGCGCCGCGTGAGGACGTCGCGGCCGCGACAGCAAGAAGCAGCACCAACGTGGGGAGCGCGAACCCCCAAAATTTCGATTGTTTCCGAATCATTCGCATAACGGGAAAGATCACCGCGATTGGCCAATCCGGTCAAGTTTATCGAAAATTCGTTTTTTTGAATATCGCTCAACAAGCGGCTTTTCGTATTTGCGGCGTCCCGAGGGCTTTTTTAGCCGTATCAAACAATTTTGAACGGTCGTTCAAAAATTTAGATCGGAAAATACATACATTTTTCCACAAAAAATCGATCGGAGCGGTCGGGATTATTGAGTTTTTTCGTCCGCCGGATTATAGAGACGATTCGCCTCGGATGGGAGAGTTCTGTCGATTATTTGGATGGAGTAGCATGCCGTATCCGCGTTTGGAGCGCCTGGACGCCGAGAAAAAACAGCGTGTCTTTAGTGTCTGCTGCGATCAAATCGCCCGTGACGGTTATGCCCAGACGAACGTCAAGGCGATTGCACGCCGTCTACAAGTAGCGGACGGTTATATCTATTATTACTTCGAGGGGAAGACCGACCTCGTACGGTGGGTGGTCGACACGAGTGTCGATATCTGGAACGAATTTTTCGCCCAGCACATCGCGCCGTACGTGGACGGCGATCTCTTTCTCTATTACCGCGTATCCCTGGTGGGGCTCGTCAAATTCGTGCGGACACACCGCTCGATTTTCGGGCTTTATACGAAATTGCGCCGCGAGCCGCGGTTTCCGCTCGCCAAATATTTGCGCAAGCGGCTGTCGGCGCTGGACAATTCGTTCGACGCGGCCATTCGGCGGGAGATTCAAAACGGCGGCATCCGGGACGATCTCAAACCGGAATACGTCGCCATGATGTTCGACGTCATCCGCCTGCGCGTGGCCGAGGCGGCGTTCGATCCCGCCCTCGACGCCATCGGCATTTCGCGCGCGGACGACAAGCGCGTGGAGCGTTTCGCGGACGAAATCGTGGCGGCCATGCGTG